A stretch of the Elephas maximus indicus isolate mEleMax1 chromosome 3, mEleMax1 primary haplotype, whole genome shotgun sequence genome encodes the following:
- the LYPLA2 gene encoding acyl-protein thioesterase 2, producing MAGFPGHKRKFRRGRPRGKSVCLVREKEKNRPRRLEPRLGSGGPSRGALKCMCGNTMSVPLLTDAATVSGAERETAAVIFLHGLGDTGHSWADALSTIRLPHVKYICPHAPRIPVTLNMKMVMPSWFDLMGLSPDAPEDEAGIKKAAENIKALIEHEMKNGIPANRIVLGGFSQGGALSLYTALTCPHPLAGIVALSCWLPLHRAFPQAANGSAKDLAILQCHGELDPMVPVRFGALTAEKLRSVVTPARVQFKTYPGVMHSSCPQEMAAVKEFLEKLLPPV from the exons ATGGCTGGGTTCCCCGGACACAAACGGAAGTTCCGGCGGGGGCGGCCGAGGGGGAAGAGTGTGTGTCTTGTGcgggagaaagagaagaatcgCCCGAGACGTCTGGAACCCCGCCTCGGGAGTGGAG GCCCCAGCCGTGGAGCCTTGAAGTGTATGTGCGGTAACACCATGTCTGTGCCCCTGCTCACCGATGCTGCCACTGTGTCTGGAGCTGAGCGGGAAACGGCTGCG GTTATTTTTTTACATGGACTTGGAGACACAGG GCACAGCTGGGCTGACGCCCTCTCCACCATCCGGCTCCCTCACGTCAAGTACATCTGTCCCCATGC GCCTCGGATCCCCGTGACACTCAACATGAAGATGGTGATGCCCTCCTG GTTTGACCTGATGGGGCTGAGTCCAGATGCCCCGGAGGATGAAGCTGGCATCAAGAAGGCAGCGGAGAACA tCAAGGCTTTGATTGAGCATGAGATGAAGAATGGGATCCCTGCCAATCGTATCGTCCTGGGAGGATTTTCACAG GGTGGGGCCCTGTCCCTCTACACTGCTCTCACCTGCCCCCACCCTCTGGCTGGCATTGTGGCATTGAGCTGTTGGCTGCCTCTGCACCGAGCCTTCCCCCAG GCAGCCAATGGCAGTGCCAAGGACCTGGCTATCCTTCAGTGCCATGGGGAACTGGACCCCATGGTGCCCGTACGGTTTGGGGCCCTGACGGCTGAAAAGTTGCGGTCTGTTGTCACGCCCGCCAGGGTCCAATTCAAGACTTACCCAGGCGTCATGCACAGTTCCTGCCCTCAG GAGATGGCAGCCGTAAAGGAATTTCTTGAGAAGCTGCTGCCTCCCGTCTAA
- the GALE gene encoding UDP-glucose 4-epimerase isoform X3: MEEKVLVTGGAGYIGSHTVLELLEAGYSPVVIDNFHNAIRGGGSMPESLRRVQKLTGRSVEFEEIDILDKAALQRLFKKHSFVAVIHFAGLKAVGESVQKPLDYYRVNLTGTIQLLEIMRAHGVKNLVFSSSATVYGNPQYLPLDEAHPTGGCTNPYGKSKFFIEEMIQDLCRADKAWNAVLLRYFNPTGAHASGCIGEDPQGVPNNLMPYVSQVAIGRREAVNVFGNDYDTEDGTGVRDYIHVVDLAKGHIAALRKLKEQCGCRIYNLGTGTGYSVLQMVHAMEKASGKKIPYKVVARREGDVAACYANPSLACEELGWSAALGLDKMCEDLWRWQKQNPSGFGTQA, translated from the exons ATGGAGGAGAAGGTGCTTGTAACAGGTGGAGCTGGCTACATTGGCAGCCACACGGTGCTGGAGCTGCTGGAGGCAGGCTACTCACCTGTGGTCATTGACAACTTCCATAATGCCATCCGTG GAGGGGGCTCCATGCCTGAGAGCCTTCGACGGGTACAGAAGCTGACAGGCCGCTCTGTGGAATTTGAGGAAATTGACATCTTGGACAAAGCAGCCCTACAGCGTCTCTTCAAGAAG CACAGCTTTGTGGCGGTCATCCACTTCgcggggctcaaggctgtgggcgAGTCGGTACAGAAACCTCTGGATTATTACCGAGTCAACCTGACAGGGACCATCCAGCTTCTGGAG ATCATGAGGGCCCACGGGGTGAAGAACCTAGTGTTCAGCAGCTCGGCCACTGTGTACGGGAATCCCCAGTACCTGCctctggatgaggcccaccccaCAGGTGGCTGTACCAACCCCTACGGCAAGTCCAAGTTCTTCATCGAGGAGATGATCCAGGACCTGTGCCGAGCAGACAAG GCCTGGAATGCAGTGCTGCTGCGATACTTCAACCCCACAGGTGCCCACGCCTCAGGCTGTATCGGCGAGGATCCCCAGGGCGTCCCAAACAACCTCATGCCTTATGTCTCACAG GTGGCGATTGGGCGACGGGAGGCCGTCAATGTCTTCGGCAATGATTATGACACAGAGGATGGCACAG GCGTCCGGGATTATATCCATGTCGTGGATCTGGCCAAGGGCCACATTGCTGCTTTGAGGAAGCTGAAGGAGCAGTGCGGCTGCCGG ATCTACAACCTGGGCACGGGCACAGGCTACTCGGTGCTGCAGATGGTCCATGCCATGGAGAAGGCCTCTGGGAAGAAG ATCCCTTACAAGGTGGTTGCACGGCGGGAAGGTGATGTGGCCGCCTGCTATGCCAACCCCAGCCTGGCCTGTGAGGAGCTGGGCTGGTCAGCAGCCTTAGGGCTGGACAAGATGT GTGAGGATCTGTGGCGCTGGCAGAAGCAGAATCCGTCAGGCTTTGGCACGCAGGCCTGA
- the PITHD1 gene encoding PITH domain-containing protein 1, with translation MSHGHSHGGGGCRCAAEREEPPEQRGLAYGLYLRIDLERLQCLNESREGSGRGVFKPWEERTDRSKFVESDADEELLFNIPFTGNVKLKGIIIMGEDDESHPSEMRLYKNIAQMSFDDTDREPDQTFSLNRDLTGELEYATKISRFSNVHHLSIHISKNFGADTTKVFYIGLRGEWTELRRHEVTICNYEASANPADHKVHQVTPQTHFIS, from the exons ATGTCGCACGGCCACAGCCACGGCGGGGGCGGCTGCCGCTGCGCTGCCGAACGGGAGGAGCCACCCGAGCAGCGCGGTCTGGCCTACGGCCTGTACCTGCGCATCGACCTGGAGCGGCTGCAGTGCCTCAACGAGAGCCGCGAGGGCAGTGGTCGCGGCGTCTTCAAGCCGTGGGAGGAGCGGACCGACCGCTCCAAG TTTGTTGAAAGTGATGCAGATGAAGAGCTTCTGTTTAATATTCC ATTTACGGGCAATGTCAAGCTCAAAGGCATCATCATAATGGGAGAAGACGATGAATCGCATCCCTCTGAGATGAGACT gTATAAGAACATTGCGCAGATGTCCTTTGATGATACGGACAGGGAGCCAGACCAGACCTTTAGTCTGAACCGGGATCTGACGGGAGAGTTAGAGTATGCTACAAA AATTTCTCGTTTTTCAAATGTCCATCATCTCTCTATTCATATTTCAAAAAACTTTGGAGCAGATACCACGAAGGTCTTTTATATTGGCCTGAGAGGAGAATGGACTGAG CTTCGCCGACACGAAGTCACCATTTGCAATTATGAAGCATCGGCCAACCCAGCAGACCACAAAGTCCATCAGGTTACCCCACAGACGCACTTCATTTCCTAA
- the GALE gene encoding UDP-glucose 4-epimerase isoform X4, with the protein MEEKVLVTGGAGYIGSHTVLELLEAGYSPVVIDNFHNAIRGGGSMPESLRRVQKLTGRSVEFEEIDILDKAALQRLFKKHSFVAVIHFAGLKAVGESVQKPLDYYRVNLTGTIQLLEIMRAHGVKNLVFSSSATVYGNPQYLPLDEAHPTGGCTNPYGKSKFFIEEMIQDLCRADKAWNAVLLRYFNPTGAHASGCIGEDPQGVPNNLMPYVSQVAIGRREAVNVFGNDYDTEDGTGVRDYIHVVDLAKGHIAALRKLKEQCGCRIYNLGTGTGYSVLQMVHAMEKASGKKVGHPSQRSAREEPGCPPACPVSSALPCPLAPDPLQGGCTAGR; encoded by the exons ATGGAGGAGAAGGTGCTTGTAACAGGTGGAGCTGGCTACATTGGCAGCCACACGGTGCTGGAGCTGCTGGAGGCAGGCTACTCACCTGTGGTCATTGACAACTTCCATAATGCCATCCGTG GAGGGGGCTCCATGCCTGAGAGCCTTCGACGGGTACAGAAGCTGACAGGCCGCTCTGTGGAATTTGAGGAAATTGACATCTTGGACAAAGCAGCCCTACAGCGTCTCTTCAAGAAG CACAGCTTTGTGGCGGTCATCCACTTCgcggggctcaaggctgtgggcgAGTCGGTACAGAAACCTCTGGATTATTACCGAGTCAACCTGACAGGGACCATCCAGCTTCTGGAG ATCATGAGGGCCCACGGGGTGAAGAACCTAGTGTTCAGCAGCTCGGCCACTGTGTACGGGAATCCCCAGTACCTGCctctggatgaggcccaccccaCAGGTGGCTGTACCAACCCCTACGGCAAGTCCAAGTTCTTCATCGAGGAGATGATCCAGGACCTGTGCCGAGCAGACAAG GCCTGGAATGCAGTGCTGCTGCGATACTTCAACCCCACAGGTGCCCACGCCTCAGGCTGTATCGGCGAGGATCCCCAGGGCGTCCCAAACAACCTCATGCCTTATGTCTCACAG GTGGCGATTGGGCGACGGGAGGCCGTCAATGTCTTCGGCAATGATTATGACACAGAGGATGGCACAG GCGTCCGGGATTATATCCATGTCGTGGATCTGGCCAAGGGCCACATTGCTGCTTTGAGGAAGCTGAAGGAGCAGTGCGGCTGCCGG ATCTACAACCTGGGCACGGGCACAGGCTACTCGGTGCTGCAGATGGTCCATGCCATGGAGAAGGCCTCTGGGAAGAAGGTAGGCCACCCCAGCCAACGCTCAGCAAGAGAAGAGCCTGGGTGCCCACCAGCCTGCCCTGTCTCCTCGGCTCTGCCTTGCCCCTTAGCACCAG ATCCCTTACAAGGTGGTTGCACGGCGGGAAGGTGA
- the GALE gene encoding UDP-glucose 4-epimerase isoform X1, with the protein MEEKVLVTGGAGYIGSHTVLELLEAGYSPVVIDNFHNAIRGGGSMPESLRRVQKLTGRSVEFEEIDILDKAALQRLFKKHSFVAVIHFAGLKAVGESVQKPLDYYRVNLTGTIQLLEIMRAHGVKNLVFSSSATVYGNPQYLPLDEAHPTGGCTNPYGKSKFFIEEMIQDLCRADKAWNAVLLRYFNPTGAHASGCIGEDPQGVPNNLMPYVSQVAIGRREAVNVFGNDYDTEDGTGVRDYIHVVDLAKGHIAALRKLKEQCGCRIYNLGTGTGYSVLQMVHAMEKASGKKVGHPSQRSAREEPGCPPACPVSSALPCPLAPGDRARPCSAASFLEDLASSWVVGAELAQLSSISSYRSLTRWLHGGKVMWPPAMPTPAWPVRSWAGQQP; encoded by the exons ATGGAGGAGAAGGTGCTTGTAACAGGTGGAGCTGGCTACATTGGCAGCCACACGGTGCTGGAGCTGCTGGAGGCAGGCTACTCACCTGTGGTCATTGACAACTTCCATAATGCCATCCGTG GAGGGGGCTCCATGCCTGAGAGCCTTCGACGGGTACAGAAGCTGACAGGCCGCTCTGTGGAATTTGAGGAAATTGACATCTTGGACAAAGCAGCCCTACAGCGTCTCTTCAAGAAG CACAGCTTTGTGGCGGTCATCCACTTCgcggggctcaaggctgtgggcgAGTCGGTACAGAAACCTCTGGATTATTACCGAGTCAACCTGACAGGGACCATCCAGCTTCTGGAG ATCATGAGGGCCCACGGGGTGAAGAACCTAGTGTTCAGCAGCTCGGCCACTGTGTACGGGAATCCCCAGTACCTGCctctggatgaggcccaccccaCAGGTGGCTGTACCAACCCCTACGGCAAGTCCAAGTTCTTCATCGAGGAGATGATCCAGGACCTGTGCCGAGCAGACAAG GCCTGGAATGCAGTGCTGCTGCGATACTTCAACCCCACAGGTGCCCACGCCTCAGGCTGTATCGGCGAGGATCCCCAGGGCGTCCCAAACAACCTCATGCCTTATGTCTCACAG GTGGCGATTGGGCGACGGGAGGCCGTCAATGTCTTCGGCAATGATTATGACACAGAGGATGGCACAG GCGTCCGGGATTATATCCATGTCGTGGATCTGGCCAAGGGCCACATTGCTGCTTTGAGGAAGCTGAAGGAGCAGTGCGGCTGCCGG ATCTACAACCTGGGCACGGGCACAGGCTACTCGGTGCTGCAGATGGTCCATGCCATGGAGAAGGCCTCTGGGAAGAAGGTAGGCCACCCCAGCCAACGCTCAGCAAGAGAAGAGCCTGGGTGCCCACCAGCCTGCCCTGTCTCCTCGGCTCTGCCTTGCCCCTTAGCACCAGGTGACCGAGCAAGACCCTGCTCTGCAGCCTCCTTTCTTGAGGACCTGGCCAGCAGCTGGGTGGTTGGGGCCGAGCTGGCTCAGCTCAGCTCCATCTCCTCTTACAGATCCCTTACAAGGTGGTTGCACGGCGGGAAGGTGATGTGGCCGCCTGCTATGCCAACCCCAGCCTGGCCTGTGAGGAGCTGGGCTGGTCAGCAGCCTTAG
- the GALE gene encoding UDP-glucose 4-epimerase isoform X2: protein MEEKVLVTGGAGYIGSHTVLELLEAGYSPVVIDNFHNAIRGGGSMPESLRRVQKLTGRSVEFEEIDILDKAALQRLFKKHSFVAVIHFAGLKAVGESVQKPLDYYRVNLTGTIQLLEIMRAHGVKNLVFSSSATVYGNPQYLPLDEAHPTGGCTNPYGKSKFFIEEMIQDLCRADKAWNAVLLRYFNPTGAHASGCIGEDPQGVPNNLMPYVSQVAIGRREAVNVFGNDYDTEDGTGVRDYIHVVDLAKGHIAALRKLKEQCGCRVEREEGEREGGPRPGQREPSTNPGLLSWADLQPGHGHRLLGAADGPCHGEGLWEEGRPPQPTLSKRRAWVPTSLPCLLGSALPLSTRSLTRWLHGGKVMWPPAMPTPAWPVRSWAGQQP, encoded by the exons ATGGAGGAGAAGGTGCTTGTAACAGGTGGAGCTGGCTACATTGGCAGCCACACGGTGCTGGAGCTGCTGGAGGCAGGCTACTCACCTGTGGTCATTGACAACTTCCATAATGCCATCCGTG GAGGGGGCTCCATGCCTGAGAGCCTTCGACGGGTACAGAAGCTGACAGGCCGCTCTGTGGAATTTGAGGAAATTGACATCTTGGACAAAGCAGCCCTACAGCGTCTCTTCAAGAAG CACAGCTTTGTGGCGGTCATCCACTTCgcggggctcaaggctgtgggcgAGTCGGTACAGAAACCTCTGGATTATTACCGAGTCAACCTGACAGGGACCATCCAGCTTCTGGAG ATCATGAGGGCCCACGGGGTGAAGAACCTAGTGTTCAGCAGCTCGGCCACTGTGTACGGGAATCCCCAGTACCTGCctctggatgaggcccaccccaCAGGTGGCTGTACCAACCCCTACGGCAAGTCCAAGTTCTTCATCGAGGAGATGATCCAGGACCTGTGCCGAGCAGACAAG GCCTGGAATGCAGTGCTGCTGCGATACTTCAACCCCACAGGTGCCCACGCCTCAGGCTGTATCGGCGAGGATCCCCAGGGCGTCCCAAACAACCTCATGCCTTATGTCTCACAG GTGGCGATTGGGCGACGGGAGGCCGTCAATGTCTTCGGCAATGATTATGACACAGAGGATGGCACAG GCGTCCGGGATTATATCCATGTCGTGGATCTGGCCAAGGGCCACATTGCTGCTTTGAGGAAGCTGAAGGAGCAGTGCGGCTGCCGGGTagaaagagaagagggagagagggaaggagggcctAGGCCTGGGCAGAGGGAGCCTTCCACAAACCCTGGCCTCCTCTCCTGGGCAGATCTACAACCTGGGCACGGGCACAGGCTACTCGGTGCTGCAGATGGTCCATGCCATGGAGAAGGCCTCTGGGAAGAAGGTAGGCCACCCCAGCCAACGCTCAGCAAGAGAAGAGCCTGGGTGCCCACCAGCCTGCCCTGTCTCCTCGGCTCTGCCTTGCCCCTTAGCACCAG ATCCCTTACAAGGTGGTTGCACGGCGGGAAGGTGATGTGGCCGCCTGCTATGCCAACCCCAGCCTGGCCTGTGAGGAGCTGGGCTGGTCAGCAGCCTTAG